A region of Gemmatimonadota bacterium DNA encodes the following proteins:
- a CDS encoding helix-turn-helix transcriptional regulator — protein MKTQSAVTPTDFRALRLQLGTQEQVAALLGVSRSLIAAWETGRRAIRPETFAQLEALVAASDVSQTESATGHAPPEYPVGWVRSEIPACLRLAAGLDCRMPPGVVNRDACGCGGYPVLDHVRMWLMPDGRYAVTSEPYGVDGAALASFVTICKGLGLNVEVSPASPYSPGLTVLLIITRRETQDDYDDEWCL, from the coding sequence ATGAAAACCCAATCCGCCGTGACCCCTACGGACTTCCGCGCTCTCCGATTGCAGTTAGGCACCCAAGAGCAAGTCGCGGCGCTCCTGGGCGTGAGCAGGTCGCTCATCGCCGCTTGGGAGACAGGGCGGCGAGCCATCCGACCCGAGACGTTTGCGCAGCTCGAGGCGCTCGTCGCGGCCAGCGATGTCTCGCAGACCGAATCCGCTACCGGACACGCCCCTCCCGAATATCCTGTGGGTTGGGTTCGATCCGAAATCCCTGCGTGTTTACGCCTTGCTGCGGGGCTGGACTGCCGCATGCCGCCCGGCGTGGTCAACCGTGACGCGTGCGGGTGCGGCGGGTACCCCGTCCTCGACCACGTACGAATGTGGCTCATGCCAGATGGCAGGTACGCCGTTACTTCCGAGCCCTATGGTGTCGACGGCGCGGCGCTCGCGTCGTTCGTCACGATCTGCAAAGGCTTGGGCCTCAATGTTGAGGTTAGCCCTGCCTCGCCGTACTCCCCTGGCTTGACGGTGCTCTTGATCATCACGCGGCGGGAGACGCAAGACGACTACGACGACGAGTGGTGCCTGTGA
- a CDS encoding DUF3987 domain-containing protein, with the protein MSAEAQLMTRMAEFDLRPPEILFDHKLHRFKAGGDKGTHRSGSGWYRAYTDQRGAVFGCHRTGVDEAWQIQNGETKPTEDERREWKERAASAKADREKRRAVAQAKAQAIWKGGPKAEADHPYLQDKGIKPTGLRQTEDGKKLIAPMRGDNNEIVSLQTITADGVKRFMADGWIKGTMASIGSRTASRDIIYITEGWSTGASINEATGAPVAVAYYADNLAAVTKRMAEKFPDSKLIIAADNDFWTKRPDGTPWNPGVEAARRAAEETDAQVAIPTFPLDANCQDQKCKKDCDLDHPTDYNDLRQLFGDDAVRRCLIPRAAHEVPLPDSMDGSDVEFTTEERETPTESPKEWPEHPRLPGPPEPDRLPVEVLPPVLRDMALTIQRATQAPSDAAVAAVLGAVSVAVVGQALVEICPRRQWRKPVHTFVGIEMPSGTGKSPLIERVKEPIERWEAKRARDQRPERRAAAERLKLAEERLARARKKAANQKASDEDQSAYQNAVAEHTKAEGAPRGDFQLLIQDATEEELVRIMADNCGRVACVDSEATLLEVASGRYGNGDSRLAALTHGWDGGAMRVNRVSRPRVDIPSANLALLVGIQPGIIHGMLNAQTMKQRGVLNRFIWVSPTVDWDDILVGADVPALDLAAVGRYGDAVTRLLNLPALLAPSDRVLKMSPEAQEGVYRLEQMRKEGMRPGGPLASIPGWAGKLPDHGARIAALLTVADRADQGVNDPYAEPIPGWAMEAAIRLVQAIASHVVKVTGKAGVDTLVVNARYVLDRALTLPEEQRTVRELHRACDSRPSLRLKDDFQPVLDDLVSRGYIRTRLDKDTGGRPSKVFEINPHILRKRDKRDESHPDGSRIATSGPSVPVSDTPATKAPDPWSGTTPPPLPNGPAQADMEPEPDPTDLLLEPTRR; encoded by the coding sequence ATGAGCGCCGAGGCACAACTCATGACGCGCATGGCCGAGTTCGATCTCCGGCCGCCTGAGATCCTCTTCGACCACAAGCTCCACCGCTTCAAGGCTGGGGGTGACAAGGGCACCCACCGCTCGGGCTCGGGCTGGTACCGGGCATACACCGATCAGCGCGGCGCCGTCTTCGGCTGTCACCGCACTGGTGTCGATGAGGCGTGGCAAATCCAGAACGGCGAGACGAAACCGACCGAAGATGAGCGGCGCGAGTGGAAGGAACGCGCAGCGTCGGCCAAGGCCGACCGCGAGAAGAGGCGAGCCGTTGCGCAGGCTAAGGCGCAGGCAATTTGGAAGGGTGGGCCGAAGGCCGAGGCCGACCACCCGTACCTCCAGGACAAGGGCATCAAGCCCACGGGCCTGCGTCAGACCGAGGACGGTAAGAAGCTGATCGCGCCGATGCGCGGCGACAACAACGAAATCGTCAGCCTTCAGACGATCACCGCCGACGGCGTCAAGCGGTTCATGGCGGACGGCTGGATCAAGGGCACGATGGCGAGCATCGGATCGCGCACAGCCTCTCGAGACATCATCTACATCACCGAGGGTTGGTCGACCGGAGCGAGCATCAACGAGGCGACCGGCGCACCTGTGGCCGTGGCGTATTACGCCGACAACCTTGCGGCCGTCACGAAGAGGATGGCCGAGAAGTTTCCCGACTCGAAGCTCATCATCGCGGCCGACAACGACTTCTGGACGAAGCGCCCAGACGGCACTCCATGGAACCCCGGCGTGGAGGCTGCTCGCCGTGCCGCTGAGGAGACGGACGCCCAGGTGGCGATACCCACCTTCCCGTTGGACGCCAACTGCCAGGACCAAAAGTGCAAAAAGGATTGCGACCTCGATCACCCGACTGACTACAACGACCTAAGGCAGTTATTCGGCGACGACGCTGTGAGGCGCTGCCTAATTCCTCGCGCTGCCCACGAGGTTCCGCTGCCCGACAGCATGGACGGCTCCGACGTCGAGTTCACGACGGAGGAACGCGAAACCCCGACTGAGTCCCCGAAAGAGTGGCCTGAGCACCCCCGCCTTCCTGGCCCGCCGGAGCCCGACCGACTCCCGGTGGAGGTGCTTCCTCCTGTCCTGCGGGACATGGCCCTGACGATCCAACGCGCCACCCAGGCCCCATCGGACGCGGCGGTGGCCGCCGTGCTGGGCGCGGTATCCGTGGCGGTGGTCGGCCAGGCGCTGGTAGAGATCTGTCCCCGGCGGCAATGGCGGAAGCCCGTCCACACCTTCGTCGGGATCGAGATGCCGTCCGGCACCGGAAAGTCGCCGCTTATCGAGCGCGTGAAAGAGCCCATCGAGCGATGGGAGGCGAAACGTGCGAGGGATCAGCGCCCCGAGAGGAGAGCGGCGGCAGAGCGGCTGAAGCTGGCAGAGGAACGGTTGGCGCGCGCGAGGAAGAAAGCCGCGAACCAGAAGGCTAGCGACGAGGATCAGTCCGCGTACCAGAACGCGGTGGCGGAGCATACGAAGGCAGAGGGTGCACCCCGCGGCGACTTTCAGCTTCTCATTCAGGACGCCACCGAAGAAGAGCTCGTCCGCATCATGGCCGACAACTGCGGCCGCGTGGCCTGCGTAGACTCGGAGGCCACCCTCCTCGAAGTGGCATCAGGCCGATACGGGAACGGTGACTCCCGCCTTGCTGCGTTGACTCACGGCTGGGACGGCGGGGCAATGCGCGTGAACCGCGTGTCCCGACCCCGCGTGGACATTCCCTCCGCCAACCTCGCCCTGCTCGTGGGCATCCAACCCGGCATCATTCACGGGATGCTGAACGCCCAGACGATGAAGCAAAGGGGAGTGCTGAACCGCTTCATCTGGGTGTCGCCCACCGTGGACTGGGACGACATCCTGGTCGGTGCCGACGTGCCCGCGCTAGACCTGGCCGCTGTTGGCCGGTACGGGGACGCCGTCACCCGCTTGCTAAACCTTCCGGCCCTATTGGCCCCGTCGGACCGGGTCCTCAAGATGTCGCCGGAGGCTCAGGAGGGTGTCTACCGCCTCGAGCAGATGAGGAAAGAGGGCATGCGCCCCGGAGGTCCCCTGGCCTCTATCCCTGGATGGGCCGGGAAGCTGCCTGACCACGGGGCCCGTATCGCCGCCCTCCTCACCGTCGCGGATCGAGCGGACCAGGGGGTGAATGACCCGTATGCAGAGCCCATACCGGGCTGGGCCATGGAGGCCGCCATCCGCCTGGTGCAGGCCATCGCCAGCCATGTGGTGAAGGTGACCGGCAAGGCTGGCGTCGACACGCTGGTGGTGAACGCCCGCTACGTGCTGGACCGTGCCCTGACGCTACCCGAAGAGCAGCGCACGGTCCGAGAGCTACATCGCGCATGTGACTCACGGCCAAGCCTACGGTTGAAGGACGATTTCCAGCCCGTCCTAGACGACTTGGTGTCCCGGGGCTACATCCGCACTCGATTGGACAAGGACACTGGCGGCCGTCCATCCAAGGTCTTCGAGATCAACCCGCACATCCTGCGAAAGAGGGACAAAAGGGACGAAAGCCACCCCGACGGTTCTCGAATAGCGACTTCTGGCCCTTCTGTCCCCGTGTCCGACACTCCTGCGACGAAAGCACCCGACCCATGGAGCGGTACCACCCCTCCGCCTTTGCCCAACGGCCCGGCCCAGGCCGACATGGAGCCGGAACCCGACCCCACCGATCTCCTCCTGGAGCCGACCCGACGATGA
- a CDS encoding helix-turn-helix domain-containing protein — translation MSTSAPGGPLPLLVTAKDIAAELDLPLPRIYELARARQIPAVRLGRALRFDRDRVRAWLARGGTEAQE, via the coding sequence ATGAGCACTTCTGCACCCGGCGGTCCACTCCCCCTGCTTGTGACCGCCAAGGACATCGCCGCGGAGTTGGACCTTCCACTCCCGAGGATCTATGAACTGGCGCGGGCGCGCCAGATCCCCGCCGTGCGTCTTGGCCGCGCGCTCCGCTTTGACCGCGACAGAGTTCGAGCCTGGCTGGCCAGAGGTGGTACCGAGGCGCAGGAGTGA
- a CDS encoding YaiI/YqxD family protein, with the protein MSTSPRILVDADSCPVKEETYRVAKRYGLRVVLVSAQWLRVPPEPWLKLEVVKDGGQLDAADDRIVDIAGPGDIVVTEDILLAGRCLEEGAQVLSPRGRTFTEDSIGEAIATRELMADLRESGEITGGPAPFGKRDRSNFLQELDAAVQKLRRSAR; encoded by the coding sequence ATAAGCACGTCGCCGCGAATTCTCGTCGACGCGGACTCCTGCCCGGTCAAGGAAGAGACGTACCGCGTGGCCAAGCGGTACGGCCTGCGCGTGGTGCTCGTGTCCGCGCAGTGGCTGCGGGTGCCCCCAGAGCCGTGGCTGAAGCTCGAGGTGGTCAAGGATGGGGGCCAACTGGACGCGGCCGACGATCGGATCGTAGACATCGCGGGGCCGGGAGACATCGTAGTCACCGAGGACATCCTGCTGGCGGGGCGCTGCCTCGAAGAGGGAGCGCAGGTGTTGAGTCCGCGCGGCAGAACCTTCACCGAGGACTCGATCGGGGAGGCGATCGCGACTCGTGAGCTGATGGCCGACCTGCGTGAGTCCGGTGAGATCACGGGTGGTCCCGCGCCCTTCGGGAAGCGGGATCGCTCCAACTTTCTGCAAGAGCTCGACGCGGCCGTTCAGAAGCTCCGAAGGTCCGCGCGCTAG
- a CDS encoding MBL fold metallo-hydrolase, with amino-acid sequence MRRFAAVIASVMAAVVALSTLGLTAPLTAQDFDAVQIRTQSLGGGIYMLMGQGGNIGLSVGEDGVFIVDDQFAPLTDKILAAIAEITSESVRFVFNTHWHGDHTGGNENLGRTGALIVAHENVRYRLSMDQVLERIGRPAAESPAVPEGAWPVVTFTEDVTFHLNGDELHAFHVENAHTDGDAIVHFKRANVVHMGDTFFRDRFPFIDTATGGSIDGMIAASGTALAVMDGETQVIPGHGALSNREDLRRYRDALKTMRDAVADLMEQGRSLEQIVAARPIRAQAEAWGQSEEAEASFVATIHHGIGAR; translated from the coding sequence ATGCGCCGTTTCGCCGCCGTCATCGCTTCTGTTATGGCCGCTGTTGTCGCTCTCAGCACCCTCGGGCTCACGGCCCCACTCACCGCCCAGGACTTCGACGCGGTCCAGATCCGTACCCAGTCTCTGGGCGGCGGCATCTACATGCTCATGGGACAGGGTGGCAACATCGGATTGTCGGTCGGCGAGGACGGGGTCTTCATCGTGGACGACCAGTTCGCTCCGCTCACCGACAAGATCCTCGCGGCGATCGCCGAAATCACCTCCGAGTCCGTGCGCTTCGTCTTCAATACGCACTGGCATGGGGACCACACGGGCGGCAACGAGAACCTGGGACGCACCGGCGCGCTCATCGTGGCGCACGAGAACGTGCGCTATCGGCTGAGCATGGATCAGGTGCTCGAGCGCATCGGGCGTCCCGCTGCCGAGAGTCCCGCGGTCCCCGAGGGGGCCTGGCCCGTGGTCACTTTCACCGAAGACGTGACCTTCCATCTGAACGGTGACGAGCTGCACGCGTTCCACGTCGAGAACGCGCACACCGACGGCGATGCGATCGTGCACTTCAAGCGCGCCAACGTCGTGCACATGGGGGACACGTTCTTCCGTGATCGCTTCCCCTTCATCGACACCGCGACCGGGGGATCGATCGATGGCATGATCGCCGCGTCCGGGACTGCGCTCGCGGTCATGGACGGCGAGACCCAGGTCATTCCCGGTCACGGTGCGCTCTCGAACCGGGAGGATCTGCGCCGGTACCGCGATGCGCTCAAGACCATGCGCGATGCCGTCGCGGATCTCATGGAGCAGGGCCGTTCGCTCGAGCAGATCGTCGCGGCGCGCCCCATCCGCGCGCAGGCCGAAGCGTGGGGGCAGAGCGAAGAGGCGGAGGCGTCCTTCGTGGCGACGATCCACCACGGGATCGGCGCACGATAA
- a CDS encoding aminopeptidase, translating to MSRILSAVLVTLIPFLHACGDTARSSDGIADASAEASAAIDFQRVADVLLVRLDLQPGERVLLVALPGRFDPLMPLLRTGVESAGAVDLGVWAVEGEAPDDWATDFTRSLIGQPRDALAGLLTDVDAALMLPGPTPANPVYAAMQDVLRGDRGRTIHFHWLGAYNLDGTLRAIDEMVDDFYVSVLTDTDYAALGAAQRAFEDAMRDATVRVTTPAGTDISFRIGDRPVTKQDGDASAARARTGRNLIDREVELPAGAIRVAPIEESIEGTIVFPPSVWGGERTENLTLRFERGVMVSLEASAGADAALSEIEAAGDAGKAFREFALGFNPLLAIPSAGERWIPYYGYGAGVVRLSLGDNTELGGTVAGGYVRWNFFVDATVTVDGENWVEGGRLVR from the coding sequence ATGTCCCGCATCCTATCTGCTGTGCTGGTGACCCTGATCCCCTTCCTCCACGCCTGCGGCGATACGGCCAGGTCCAGCGACGGCATCGCGGACGCGTCGGCCGAAGCAAGCGCCGCGATCGACTTCCAGCGGGTCGCGGACGTGCTGCTCGTGCGGCTCGATCTACAACCGGGCGAACGCGTGCTGCTCGTGGCACTGCCCGGGCGCTTCGATCCGCTCATGCCACTGCTCAGGACAGGCGTCGAGTCGGCCGGCGCGGTAGATCTCGGCGTGTGGGCCGTGGAGGGCGAAGCCCCCGACGACTGGGCCACGGACTTCACCCGCAGCTTGATCGGGCAGCCCCGGGATGCGCTCGCCGGACTGCTCACCGATGTGGACGCCGCGCTCATGCTGCCCGGCCCGACCCCCGCCAACCCCGTGTACGCGGCGATGCAGGACGTGCTGCGTGGGGACCGCGGCCGCACGATTCACTTCCACTGGTTGGGCGCGTACAACCTGGACGGCACGCTCCGGGCCATCGACGAGATGGTGGACGACTTCTACGTGAGCGTGCTTACCGACACGGACTACGCGGCGTTGGGCGCAGCGCAGCGCGCGTTCGAGGACGCCATGCGCGACGCGACGGTGCGGGTAACCACTCCCGCGGGAACGGACATCTCGTTCCGAATCGGTGACCGGCCGGTCACCAAGCAAGACGGGGACGCGTCCGCGGCACGGGCGCGCACCGGGCGGAATCTGATCGATCGAGAGGTGGAGCTTCCCGCGGGCGCGATCCGCGTCGCGCCCATCGAGGAGAGCATCGAGGGCACCATCGTCTTCCCACCCTCCGTCTGGGGCGGGGAGCGGACGGAGAACCTCACGCTCCGGTTCGAGCGCGGCGTGATGGTCTCGCTCGAGGCGTCCGCAGGAGCTGATGCTGCGCTGAGCGAGATCGAGGCCGCAGGCGACGCGGGTAAAGCGTTCCGGGAGTTCGCGCTCGGCTTCAACCCCCTGCTCGCGATACCCAGCGCGGGCGAGCGGTGGATTCCCTACTACGGGTACGGCGCGGGTGTCGTTCGGCTCTCGCTGGGGGACAACACGGAGCTGGGCGGGACCGTGGCCGGTGGCTATGTACGCTGGAATTTTTTCGTGGATGCGACGGTCACGGTCGACGGCGAGAACTGGGTCGAGGGTGGTCGTTTGGTGCGGTAG
- a CDS encoding M15 family metallopeptidase, with protein MRHTVPTPRAFATGGAHWIDPASLIGQTDSHLCSSADTQRLGAQLHRDVVQPFLRLRDDALVAGFDLRIFSGFRSLDRQSSIWNRKATGELAVLDSRAVPLDIEHLNERELVYAILRWSALPGASRHHWGTDIDVYDENARPSAYEIELIPEEVETGGMFAPLHEWLDEKIAAGTGYGFFRPYDEDRQGVAPERWHLSHAPVAAPCEKGLTTDILRATLSASDLELKGTVLEHLEDIYQRFVINTNRNLS; from the coding sequence ATGCGCCACACGGTACCCACGCCGAGAGCGTTCGCCACCGGCGGCGCCCACTGGATCGACCCCGCGTCGCTCATCGGCCAGACCGACAGCCACCTCTGTTCGTCCGCCGACACCCAGCGGCTCGGCGCCCAGCTCCACCGGGACGTTGTGCAGCCGTTCCTACGCCTCCGGGACGACGCGCTGGTCGCGGGCTTCGACCTGCGCATCTTCAGTGGATTCCGGAGCCTCGACCGCCAGAGCTCCATCTGGAACCGGAAGGCCACCGGCGAGCTCGCCGTGCTGGATTCCCGTGCAGTGCCCCTGGACATCGAGCACCTGAACGAACGCGAGCTCGTCTACGCGATCCTGCGGTGGTCGGCCCTACCCGGCGCCTCCCGACACCACTGGGGCACGGACATCGACGTCTACGACGAGAACGCTCGCCCCAGTGCGTACGAGATCGAGCTGATCCCGGAGGAGGTGGAGACCGGCGGCATGTTCGCGCCTCTGCACGAGTGGCTCGACGAGAAGATCGCCGCCGGCACTGGCTATGGCTTCTTTCGCCCTTACGACGAAGATCGGCAGGGGGTGGCGCCTGAGCGCTGGCACCTGAGCCATGCACCTGTGGCCGCCCCGTGCGAAAAGGGGCTCACCACCGATATTCTCCGTGCCACCCTCTCGGCATCCGACCTCGAGCTGAAGGGAACGGTTCTCGAGCACCTGGAGGACATCTACCAGCGGTTCGTCATCAACACCAACAGGAATCTTTCTTGA
- the mpaA gene encoding murein tripeptide amidase MpaA, whose protein sequence is MSLRPRQEQGTIPWESDAYGHSHLGSALEVWRSAEPCRLLVFAAIHGEEAETTTALSKALRQLAEPSPHCAVVLAANPDGLIRGTRGNARGVDLNRNFPTSDWRSDPVLHRSTLDAPRDVALSPGDSPGSEPETQALILLIRELEPEAVVALHAPLACIDDPNDSELGRWIAERSGLPLVPDVGYPTPGSFGTWGAEQGLPVVTYEFGLITPDEAVREHVPVLVELLTRPIQP, encoded by the coding sequence TTGAGCCTCCGCCCGCGACAGGAACAGGGCACCATCCCGTGGGAAAGCGACGCGTACGGCCACTCCCACTTGGGGAGCGCCCTCGAGGTTTGGCGCTCCGCGGAACCTTGCCGCCTCCTCGTCTTCGCCGCGATCCACGGGGAGGAAGCAGAGACGACCACCGCGCTTTCCAAGGCGCTTCGACAGTTGGCGGAACCCTCGCCCCACTGTGCGGTCGTGCTCGCGGCCAATCCGGACGGGCTCATCCGTGGCACGCGAGGGAACGCCCGCGGCGTGGACTTGAACCGGAACTTTCCTACGAGCGACTGGCGAAGCGACCCCGTGCTGCACCGCTCCACCCTCGATGCCCCCAGGGATGTCGCACTGAGTCCGGGTGACTCGCCCGGCTCCGAGCCCGAGACCCAAGCCCTCATTCTGCTCATCCGGGAGCTGGAGCCGGAGGCGGTCGTCGCGCTGCACGCGCCCCTCGCCTGCATCGACGACCCGAATGACAGCGAGCTGGGACGGTGGATTGCGGAGCGCAGCGGCTTGCCGCTGGTGCCGGACGTCGGCTACCCCACGCCGGGTTCCTTCGGCACCTGGGGCGCGGAACAGGGGCTGCCCGTAGTGACGTACGAGTTCGGGCTCATCACACCCGACGAGGCGGTCCGCGAGCATGTGCCGGTGCTCGTCGAGCTCCTCACTCGACCGATTCAGCCATAA
- a CDS encoding spore maturation protein codes for MVLNVIWIGFFLIAFVVAGVKLVFFHDTEIFTAMVASTFDMAGVAFEISLGLTGVLTLWLGLMRVGEKGGVIAALAKVVRPFFHRIFPEIPRDHPVHGSIIMNFAANMLGLDNAATPLGLKAMQELQELNPEKDTASNAQIMFLVLNTSGLTLIPISVMVYRAQMGAANPSDIFLPILLTTFFSTMAGLISVAVVQRINLFDRVVMAYLGGITAVIAAIIYYFSSLPPEEVELVSTVVANVMLFGIITLFIFMAAVRRVNVYDAFIEGAKEGFPVVIKIIPYLVAILVAIGVFRASGAMDLLVAGIGRVFTVLGLNTDFIEALPTAFMKPLSGSGARGMMVDAMQTHGADSFIGRLTSTFQGSTDTTFYIIALYFGSVSVRKTRHAVACGLIADGTAIVAGIFIAYLFFH; via the coding sequence ATGGTTCTCAACGTCATCTGGATCGGCTTCTTCCTGATCGCCTTCGTCGTGGCGGGGGTGAAGCTCGTGTTCTTCCACGACACCGAGATCTTCACCGCCATGGTCGCGAGCACCTTCGACATGGCCGGGGTCGCGTTCGAGATCTCGCTGGGCCTCACCGGCGTGCTCACGCTCTGGCTGGGACTCATGCGCGTCGGCGAAAAAGGCGGCGTCATCGCAGCCCTCGCCAAGGTGGTGCGCCCCTTCTTCCACCGGATCTTCCCGGAGATTCCGCGGGACCACCCAGTGCACGGCTCGATCATCATGAATTTCGCTGCGAACATGCTGGGTCTCGACAATGCGGCGACGCCTCTGGGCCTCAAGGCCATGCAGGAACTCCAGGAGCTGAACCCGGAGAAGGACACCGCGTCCAACGCGCAGATCATGTTCCTGGTGCTCAACACGTCGGGGCTGACGCTGATCCCCATCAGCGTCATGGTCTACCGCGCCCAGATGGGAGCCGCCAATCCGTCGGACATCTTCCTGCCCATCCTCCTGACCACCTTCTTCTCCACGATGGCAGGGCTGATTTCGGTAGCCGTCGTGCAGCGCATCAACCTCTTCGACCGGGTCGTGATGGCGTATCTGGGCGGCATCACCGCGGTGATCGCGGCCATCATTTACTACTTCTCCAGCCTGCCCCCGGAGGAGGTCGAGTTGGTGTCGACCGTCGTGGCGAACGTCATGCTCTTCGGCATCATCACCCTCTTCATCTTCATGGCGGCGGTGCGCAGGGTGAACGTCTACGACGCGTTCATCGAGGGGGCAAAGGAGGGCTTTCCCGTCGTCATCAAGATCATCCCCTACCTCGTGGCCATCCTCGTCGCCATCGGGGTGTTCCGCGCCTCCGGCGCCATGGACCTGCTGGTCGCGGGCATCGGGAGAGTCTTCACCGTCCTGGGATTGAACACCGACTTCATCGAGGCACTACCGACCGCTTTCATGAAGCCGCTCAGCGGGAGCGGCGCGCGCGGCATGATGGTGGACGCCATGCAGACGCACGGCGCGGACTCGTTCATCGGTCGTCTCACGAGCACATTCCAGGGCTCCACCGACACGACGTTCTACATCATTGCGCTGTACTTTGGATCGGTGTCGGTGCGCAAGACCCGGCACGCCGTGGCCTGCGGCCTCATCGCCGACGGCACCGCGATCGTGGCCGGCATCTTCATCGCGTACTTGTTCTTCCACTAG
- a CDS encoding MBL fold metallo-hydrolase: protein MTAHTTGLFVAVIAVFSSCAPAEEAPPEVLTIEQHVAAATVASGEEHGALLDLLCTRATAQPPTPAPAAQTRPATPRAPGPPPRSEWYAEPLQVFDNLYFVGQTRYTAWAVTTSEGIIIIDPLFEYSVEAEIVEGLTKLGLDPETIRYVVVSHAHRDHVGGARYLQDRFGARVVLAAADWDLLDNSRGDWPKPERDIVAEDGYELRLGETTLVLHHTPGHTPGTISSLIPVTDGDSQHMAALWGGTAFNFMGRGEDARWFGEYVESAERFRDLASAAGADVLISNHPSFDGSPTKMPALATRGDGDPHPYVVGSDGVGRYLTVAAECARAGLLAAD, encoded by the coding sequence ATGACAGCACATACGACGGGTCTCTTCGTGGCCGTGATCGCGGTCTTCTCGAGCTGCGCCCCTGCTGAGGAAGCGCCGCCCGAAGTCCTCACCATCGAACAGCACGTGGCCGCCGCCACAGTCGCGTCCGGAGAGGAACACGGTGCGCTTCTGGATCTGTTGTGCACCCGGGCCACAGCACAACCGCCGACCCCTGCGCCCGCCGCACAGACTCGTCCGGCGACCCCCCGTGCTCCGGGACCTCCACCGCGGTCCGAGTGGTACGCCGAGCCGCTCCAGGTCTTCGACAACCTCTACTTCGTGGGTCAGACGCGGTACACGGCCTGGGCCGTCACCACGTCGGAGGGGATCATCATCATCGACCCTCTCTTCGAGTACTCGGTAGAGGCCGAGATCGTGGAGGGTCTCACGAAGCTGGGCCTGGACCCGGAGACCATCCGATACGTCGTCGTGAGCCATGCGCACCGGGATCACGTCGGCGGCGCCCGGTACCTGCAGGACCGCTTCGGCGCGCGGGTCGTACTCGCTGCCGCCGACTGGGACCTGCTCGACAATAGCCGGGGCGACTGGCCGAAGCCCGAGCGCGACATCGTGGCCGAGGACGGTTACGAGCTACGGCTCGGTGAAACGACGCTGGTGCTCCACCATACGCCCGGACATACGCCGGGAACGATCTCCTCGCTGATTCCCGTCACGGACGGAGACAGCCAGCACATGGCGGCCCTGTGGGGCGGTACCGCATTCAACTTCATGGGGCGAGGTGAGGATGCGCGATGGTTCGGGGAGTACGTGGAGTCCGCCGAGCGCTTCCGGGATCTCGCGAGCGCCGCGGGCGCCGACGTGCTGATCTCGAACCACCCCAGCTTCGACGGATCCCCGACCAAGATGCCAGCCCTGGCGACCCGCGGCGACGGCGACCCACACCCGTACGTGGTCGGGAGCGACGGTGTCGGTCGTTACCTGACGGTGGCAGCGGAATGCGCGAGGGCCGGCCTACTCGCAGCCGACTAG